One genomic region from Salvelinus sp. IW2-2015 linkage group LG24, ASM291031v2, whole genome shotgun sequence encodes:
- the LOC111951486 gene encoding ras-related and estrogen-regulated growth inhibitor has product MAKSPEVKLAVFGRAGVGKSALVVRFLTRRFIWEYDPTLESTYRHQATIDDEVVTMEILDTAGQEDTQQKESHMRWGDGFVIVYDITDRGSFDEVAPLRGLLEEVKKPKNVPLVLVGNKADLDHARQVGTEEGERLAAEMACAFYECSACADEGGMVTEAFHELCRELRRRKAVQGKARRRSSTTHVKQAINKMLTKISS; this is encoded by the exons ATGGCGAAGAGCCCTGAGGTGAAGCTGGCCGTTTTCGGAAGAGCAGGAGTGGGTAAATCAG cTCTAGTGGTGAGGTTCCTGACCAGGCGTTTCATCTGGGAGTATGACCCAACGCTTG AATCAACATATCGCCATCAAGCAACCATAGACGATGAGGTTGTGACCATGGAGATCCTTGACACAGCCGGACAG GAGGACACGCAGCAGAAGGAGAGCCACATGCGCTGGGGCGACGGCTTCGTCATCGTCTATGACATCACTGACAGGGGCAGCTTCGACGAAGTGGCTCCTTTGCGGGGCCTCCTAGAGGAAGTCAAGAAACCCAAGAATGTCCCGTTGGTTTTGGTGGGCAACAAGGCCGACCTAGACCATGCCCGACAGGTGGGCACAGAGGAAGGCGAGCGGCTGGCCGCCGAGATGGCGTGCGCCTTCTACGAGTGCTCGGCATGCGCCGACGAAGGCGGCATGGTGACGGAAGCATTCCATGAGCTGTGTCGCGAGTTGAGGCGCCGCAAGGCGGTCCAGGGCAAGGCCAGGCGTCGTAGCTCCACCACCCACGTCAAGCAGGCCATCAACAAGATGCTGACCAAGATCAGCAGCTAG